One Arachis hypogaea cultivar Tifrunner chromosome 18, arahy.Tifrunner.gnm2.J5K5, whole genome shotgun sequence genomic window, GGCTGCCAATATCTAACATCCTTCATAATGTCGTCAAGCCTTTTTTGTTGAGTAGAAGCCACTTTAGAGCCCATGTGGGTCTCCAATACTTGTTTGTATTTCGTCATCCTCCTCATAATATAGCACCGAAGCTCCTCACACATAGTCAAAATGGGTTTGGACCGATAGTTAACTATTTTTGCATTTCAAACCTCGCACATATTGTTGGTGAGGTTATCACACTTTGGCCCGTGACTAAAGTGAGCTTTGGTCCAGCAAGCTGAGTCAAACTTTGCAAGGTAGCTCCATGCATCCTCATTTATCCTTTTCAACTTCTTCATACTTTTCTGGAACTCGGCATCAGTGGTGCATTTAGCACATTTCCATACAATATTTTTAACTTTCTTGTCCTTGTATCGATTTGTGAAGTTTTTCCAGATATGCCTGACATAGTTCCGATGATGTGCGTGAGGCATCACCTCCTTTAACACAGGCAACAGACCCTATCTCAGACCATCAAAAGAAGACACACACAATTAATAACAACTCACATAAAtcattaataactaataacaacTCACACAAAGTATCTATCCCTTTCTTGACAcagttttggaattttttattgtttgtctCATTTCCTTTTCTCATTCAAAGCATCTATCCCTTTCTTTTTTCTAGCaacgagaaaaaaaaatatatgtactaTAGTTAGCTTTTTTGTCATATATgtaaaaatatgcataaaataaagtcaagcatgAACAAACACCTATGATAACAACAACAGGATGAAATCTCATAAGACCCTGTCATGAGACACAATCTTTAAGTGCATTTAACCAATCttaacaaaaacaagaaaaaggttTTGGCACCATTAACAGAAAAAGGAAGATCATATATGACAACACTTCAAGATATGCTGCAAAGTAGAGGTAGGTTATCCACAAAACTAAAGAGCTAGAAAACGAAACAAGAAGGACAAAAATCAATATATTAAAACTAACTatcaaataactaagaaattaataatttaagagTGTTAAAACTAACTATCAACTAACCAAGAAATCAGCAGTTTAACCGATATGTCAAATACTTATCAGAATATTAAAACTAACTACAAATTAACTAACAGCTCATATAATTTGAGTACTAATACTAGCATAATAAAACACATTTGGCATTGGTAATATTAAGCTAAATATAATTTTACCTTTTGTTGGTCTGAAATAAAATTCCATCCATGGATATATTGATCCCCAAGATCTTCTTGCAACAACGTGAGAAACCATTTCCAGCTTTCTTTAGTTTTTACTATCAACAACAGCAAATGCAATCACATAGAAATGATTGTTCGCATCCTGACTTACAGCCGATAGAAGTTGTCCCCCAAAGTAGCCCTTCAAGAAGCAACCATCAAGTCCGATTAGTTTTCTACACCCAGCTTTGAACCTCATTTTACAAGCATCTAGAGAAATGTATAGCTTATTGAACAATGGAGGAGATTGAGGCATCGGTGTCACATCTAATATGGTGGAGCTTCCTGGGTTACTCCTAAGGATCTCACTCAAATAATCCCTCAACTTACTATATTGTGCTCTCTCATTCCCGATCACACGTTCTCTTGCTTCTTTGAGGGCCCTATACACCATCTTCCCATTAATGATAACATTGTAGTCGATTTTGATGTGCTCATAAGCCTCACTTAGAGTAATATGAGGTTGAGTTCGGAGCCTCTTCTCCAACTTATTGGCTACCCACTTCTGATAAGCCATATTGCTGCCAAATTCTCTGCCACAGGTGTGTTGAGGTATATAAGTCTTGATTTGGTAACTCTTCAGCTGATTATCCCATGCACAATAAATTAGCCATGGACAAGGATTAAGTTTGATAGCACCACCACCCACAGCAACCACATCAGTAGTACCAGCATCCACTTCTGCGGTCTTAGCAGTAACAGTATCAACAGAATCAGTTCCAAAAGTCACATTTGCAGCCTCTTCATTCACAGCCTCTTCATTTGCAGCCTCTGCATTCTCATTAGTAGATGCCTCCTTGGCCCCCTTTGCCTTTCTTGGCTTTTTTATCCTCTCCACCCCATGCTCACAATCACATCTAACTCTCCTTTGATCGTTTTTTATATGCCTAATCTTCCTTCCCTCATAAATAACATGATCCTTCAGAGCAGTTTTGAAAGATTCAATTGTGGCAAATTCCATTCCCAATTCAAAATACACCTCTCCAAATCCAGCAGCATCATTAAATTGTGGAAATTCATACCTTTCTCTTTCATCTTCAGAACTTTTCGGTGTCAATAATGACTCTGATTCATACTCAAAGATTGGATCTTCTTCCTCCACATTTTCTGCACTTTGTTCATCATCTTCACCAGAATTTGCATCCTCTGATCTTGGAATAGCAGCTCCTTTTCCACCAAAATTTGTCCCAAATGAAGTTGACCCAGCACCCTTTTGTGTAGTATTTTTTGGGTTCTTGGAATTGGCCTTAGCACCAATAGGCCCACAAAATTTTAGGACTCCAGCACTAGTAGGCCCAGTAGATTTTGGCCCTGTAGCACTAATAGGCCCAGAAGATTTTGGGCTTTCAGCACCAATTGCTCCATCAGACTTTGCATTGGCAGATTTTTTGGCACCCTCAGTTTGCCTAGAACTTGGCATAGCAATACATTTGTTATCAACTATTGAagccttctttttcaaattaaccaTCTTTGAGCTTTTCTTTCCCACCCCATCATCACTGGACTCTTCTTCAACATCTGCATCAACGTCAAAGTCTATGTCGAGTCCCTCAGAAGGAGTAATCATTATCAGGTGATCAAAATACAAATAAGACTCCTTCAAATCCTTGTTCTTTAGTTTATTCTCACGCATCTGATTAATTTCCAGGTCTCCTTTTATAGGATGCAGCCCACTCTCTAAGTCAGGTGCCGTAGGATCAAACCAGTACATAGCTTTGTAATCCAAATAACCCAAACCTTTGAATAGAGTTTGCAGGTCAAAGAAACATATTAGATCAATATCCATCTTAGGGAATTTGTCAACTCTTCCATCAATATATCGAAGAACTCTATTGTTATCCCTTACAAAATGTCCACCATGGTGGAAAACAGGAATCCCAAATTTCTCCATCTACCTGTATGAATAAATAGTTATAATCAACAAACATACTCATATAAACCTAACTCTACTGTGACAATTTTCCtaaaaaaaacaaactaaaaaatgtTCATTCAACACATTTAGTAACTGTTAAGAAACATGCATACAAAATTAAAGAGACTCTAAAGACATAACATTGTGCTCTGTAATGCAACATACACCACAAAATAATATATCGACTCTAACAACTATAAACATATTCAAACATGGTCTCACCTTCTTCAATGTGCTTCTTCAATGGTGATCAAATCCACTTCAATGCCTCTTCCTTACGAATTGGTGCTGACGCATCTAGGAGAGACGTCTGGGTAACGGAATGCTAACCTCTATGGATGAAATTGACAACGTCCGTCACGATCGTGATGTTGGAGATGAGGTGGGAGATGAGGTAGGGCTCTctgtaaaaattgaaaaatgtttGGGGTTTGAAGTCTTTTTGCAGTGAAAAGGATTGAAAGGGAAGAGAAGAAACGTGACTTTTATTCTCCTCTTGCAATGCTGTGTTTTTACATACTCAAAACGACCCCGTTTTACTTATTAGGATAGGAACCAATATGTATGTGACGGACACATGTGCAGGTTACTAGCCACGTTGGATACTAAACATGCCAACTCAGCAGTCTCCGTTGATGAGTCACGCCGGAAACTGGATTGGGAACTAATTTGGGTGACGGAGATAAACATTAGGGATTAatgtgtgtattaattttttttggggactaaaatgtccgcttttaaaatttttagaggctaatttgggtaattactctttATTTAAAGCATGCAATCTAAAGATATTAATGTCTTCCTTATTTACACACAATCATCGGTGATAGGTCAAACTAAATAAAATCACCAAATAATCCATTCAAATTAGATTAAATCAATTCAAAGGTAAATAATCGTATTCTTGGTTTCCAAATAattgtcaatttttaaaattttatctattaAAAGATAGAAAGTATTACAAGTTACCAAATGTAACACATAATCTACATAagtattataatttgattttctttGTTAATGTGTATGTGGCCGCTTTTTATTCTACAAATTTActtgaaaaactaaaaaatacagattctttttcttatatttgagTTAAtactagttaatttttttttcacttaaaaTGTTGGTTCTAGCAATTCCAAAACCATATACAATCgttaacaaaacaaaacaaacaacaaaCTTACCTTATTCTTTCTCTTCCCCTGTTCTTCCAATATCACTCTCATCtaatcatttaattaaaaattttttaattaaaatataatatacttattatattaaaggtttaattactctatctgTTGATCTTtttagtttcgcaaaatttttaattaggttcttatactttttttccttttaattgagtccttatacgaaatttttttttaattaggtccctacactttttttctttttatttaggtctctataccaatttttttttagttggatttctataaaattaagccaattactattaagagagacttaattgaaaaaaaaaatttaatgcaaagatccaattaaaaagaaaaaaagtataaagacctaattaaaatttcagaaaataatagGACCAACatagtaattaaacctatattaAATCACTCTAAATTTCTTATCAATACACGCATTTAATTACAGGCACAATTATTGTTACTAAATATctatttctaattattattattattattattattattattattatttaagagcTATGCATTTATACCTTTGAAACTTGATTTGACCATCAACTTATTACCAATCTAATGTTATCCATATTATTCGTCTCTAGTTATTATAATCGCTTTTGACCATCAACTTACCAACCATATATATTCCATTTCATCCCTCTGGGCTCCCATAGACTCAACCCTCCCAATTTCAAATGTCTCCCTCAATTAACAAGTGCAAAAGTAGTTCACCATTATTAAGATTTAAAATCCAAAAAATGCTATTATCAAACCCACGAAGATCTCTTCTATGTGCGGTTCTTCTGTGTTTACCTTTACTCATTGTATTCACCTCCACCACCTCCACAAAAAATATTACCAACCGTGTCATTCATAACCTACCCAACAACAACACACTTCAATTAACGGAATACAAGGAAGATGAaatagaaaaagagttgcttCGAGTGGCTTCAAACACAAAACCAAACCCCTCATCCACTAACCCTAAGAAACTAGCGTTTATGTTCCTCACAACATCGACTCTCCCATTCGCCCCTTTATGGGAATCGTTCTTTAACCAAGCCCCAAAAACACACTTCACCATCTACGTCCACGTGGACGAGACCAGCTCCATTTGGAAGCCACACCCTTTCAGTGTCTTCCATAACCGCATCATTCCCTCCAAGCCCACTGCTAGAAACTCTCCCACACTTGCTGCAGCAGCGCGCAGGTTACTCGCATGCGCTCTTGTGGACGATCGAGACAACTATATGTTCATACTTCTCTCTCCTTCGTGCATTCCACTACACTCTTTTCGCTTCACGTACCACACGCTTGCAAACTCAAACAAAAGCTTTATCGAGATGACTCCACAGGATTTAGGGTCGTTTTACCGATGGGTTGTGCGTGGGGCACACGTGATGCTCCCGGAGGTCAGGTACGAGGAGTTTCGAAAGGGGTCTCAATTTTGGTCGTTGACACGTAAGCATGCAATGTTGATTGTGTCAGACACAAGGGTTTGGTCAAAATTCAAATTGCCGTGCTTGTTTTACTTGATGGAGATTTGTTATCCGGAGGAGAGTTACTTTCCTACCCTTATAAATATGTTGGATACCAAAGGGTGCGTGCATGCCACGCTCACCTATGTGGATTGGACTGGAAGCAATGACGGGCACCCTCGAATGTTTGAGAAGGATGAAATTGGGCCTCAGTTGATTTCGGCCTTGAGGACGGCTAGGCCCAAATATGGTGAGGACGATGATGTTAAACGACATGATCCGTTTTTGTTTGCGAGAAAGTTTTCTTCGGACTCATTACAAGCTTTGATGGCCATAGCAGATCACGTAATCTTTAAGGATTAGTTAAGAACTTAAGGTTGCAAAGGGTGACTGTGGCTTGGATACTAGTGGCAAAGTTATTTGTCTTCTAAGATGTCGCACCAAGTTCAATTTTTAGCGATAGTTGAGTTGTGATTAAAGAACTTTGTAGTGTCGTTGTGAGTGGATTTGTATGTATGACAAGAAAAAAAGTTTACAAAGGGTAAAatgcatttctttttcttcttacctcataatatttataaaaatttacaaTGTTACCCTATATGCAATCACTACAAGAGACACATCGAATAGCAACGATTTTTTAGAAAATTGCGGTGGTTTTAAACTACCGCAAAACAGCATATTAGCAGTTCTAAGAGTATTGTAGTTTAGGGTGCGGGCATGTGATTTTGCGACAATTTACAAAAGCCACTGGCATAACTGTCgcaaatcaaataattgatttttcAGCAGTTGTAAAACTACCGCTATTTTGGCAAgtggattttcaaaaaaatatgcgGCAGCCACAAATTTATGTgggattttttgtttaaaaaaatgcgACGGTTTTGAACCGCCACAATTTTATATATGAGCTTAAAAAAAAACTGACTATTATAAGTGGCATTATGTGAAAAGAGTGTAGATTTCAATTGTAAAAATTTTCCAAAGCCAACTTTTTCTTTGTAAATAAAaaacacttaattaattaaatgtagAACTGCAACTTCCAACATATACAAagtaaatgtaaatggcttgCCAGCATAACCTTcccttataataaaaaataagattataTCACTAGCTCATGCACATAAATAAATTCATGAAGCCATTTcacaatttaaaacaaaataaataatcagTTTTCCATCCTTTTGTTGTAATCTTATAATCAATTTCCCATCCTTTGAACCAACTGCAATGCTACAATCTATAAACCTAAAATTGCGATGTGTCAAGTACTGCCATTTACAGCATGAACAAGCAAGGAATTAATCATAATAAACAAAGCATAAAATGAAAAGTTAGAGGCCGCCATCAATAGAAGAAAATAATTTGATCATAATAAACAGGAAGCGAAGAACACAATAAAACAAGCACCTCTTTCTTGGAAAATGAGAAATTTATTATCAATGCATATTTTGCCTAGTTCTTTAGCTACAAACAAGTAAGCAACAACGAATTATAAACCTCTCTAGACAGATTGAATGAAAAAGAATAGTTAATGATTTTAAATTGGATAGTTGGTAAAAGTAATGTCGCGCACTTGCGCTAAAACAAAAGCACCTCAAAACTAGTGATCATCTAGTTGGGTGAGTTTGATTGTTTCaatttagtattattattaaaagtcaatttataaataaaagaatatttgaTAGAAAAAATATCaccatataaaataatttagtagAAGTAAGTCCAATTAACTAACCTGGAGTGTAGGGGAAAGAAGGATCTTCATAAACTCTTGTGCGAAAGTAGACATCAATGAAAACCCCATTTGCTTTGTGTTTCACACGAACCTCACCTTCTTTAGGCTCTCCAATTTCCACATCCTCCCACTTCAAAACCTGTCATCAGAAGCATCATCCAAATcttcaataattcaataattcatACTCAAATATGACGATTTTCAATCTATTTATATATGATTTGCATTAAGGTATCATAGAAACAAAAAGCATcactttttagagagagagagagacctgaATGCCACCAATTTGATGAACTCTGATAGCTTTGACCATGTTAATTTGATGATGAGAACGAAGCTATAGTAGTGAATGATGTTTTTTTTTGTGATAGAGAGACCTAAggatatttttcttttgttcctaTTGTTTCACTTAATTCTTCTTATTAGCTTCATATAATTTGAAAGTGTGAAATCAAGTCCTATGCTGCATCAAAAAAATTCAATCTGGTCCCTACAATAATTTAAACATTTCCTCAATCAACACTACAAGGGAGGCGGAGGATAGCGACCAAAAATTGCCAGCAGTTAATTTATCCGCCACAAAATTTAGAGATAACAGCAATTAATATTCATGTGCGGCAGGACGTGATTGATTAGCGGCTACTGAATGAAGAACCGCCGCTAATCAGGATCTTCATCATCAATTCATTTATtcaacctcttttttttttaatcttataacCAATAGTTCCCCTACCTACAGTTATAGAAACCTGCTAATTGATATTGGTAGCGCATGAAATCCTGACGTTGCTGCTCCACCGTGCGCCACTGTTGCCCATCCATCCTCCTCTCTCCAGCCTTGACCTTTCGCCTCTCCTCCACAGTGTAAGAAACCTCTACTCCCTCATCCTCGGTGTGCGAAATTCCTAATCTATGCTCTACCCTATGCGGCTATGCCTCTGTGTGGATGTGGAGTTGTACGGCTGCCAACTGTCCTTCTCTCCTCGGCGTCGACCTTTCGCCTCTCCTCCACAGTGCGTGAAACTCCTGTTTCGTCCTCCACGGtgcatgaaattcctaatctatgCTCCACCGTACGCTTCTGTGTCGTCTTGGAGTCGATCCCGTGGTTACCCATACATCCTCCTCTCATCGTTATCGAAGCTTCTCCTCTCCTCAACCATGCATGAAACCCTTACACCTTTTTTCACCGTGCGAGAATCTCAGTTATCGCGGCCTCTCTCCTGTCATGGTTCGTTCTTTTTCGTTGCTCTTTCTTTTTTAGTTTTCGTTCTTGATCACTTACAAAATTTTaatcctatttttttaaaaatttgtctaTATATTCTTGGTTCAGATTATGCTTTCAGGTTATTTTGATTCAGATTTTGTCTATATCTTCTATTAATTTAGATTAATTGTGGCTGCTTGGAGTTAAGAATTTGCCGATTAAAGGTACTACTATTTTGATTTATTGTATGCTTTGTAGTAAAATTTTTAGTTAGAATAaataaatgcaaataattaatGATGGTTTTCTCTCTGATGTCGTTGGTCATGCACCTGGATCAATTCTGAAGATTTGCTCTCCAATAACAATTTAAAGTGTTACATCATTTTTGAAACTCGACAGTAATTTCATTGGTTATAGAAATTTTAGAAATTGGATCAATGGAGACCAAAATACAGGGACAAGTTTGGATTTAGTCATTTGGGTTTATAACCAGCATAGACAAGAGATTAGCGCAACAAATACTTGATGAGGTGAAAATAAATGTTCACAAAagtaattttgtatatatttgtgTCTGACATATATGATTGAAATAAGTAGAATATATGATTAGTTGAGCTGATTAGATGAATGAAAGTGTtatat contains:
- the LOC112769047 gene encoding glycosyltransferase BC10-like, coding for MSPSINKCKSSSPLLRFKIQKMLLSNPRRSLLCAVLLCLPLLIVFTSTTSTKNITNRVIHNLPNNNTLQLTEYKEDEIEKELLRVASNTKPNPSSTNPKKLAFMFLTTSTLPFAPLWESFFNQAPKTHFTIYVHVDETSSIWKPHPFSVFHNRIIPSKPTARNSPTLAAAARRLLACALVDDRDNYMFILLSPSCIPLHSFRFTYHTLANSNKSFIEMTPQDLGSFYRWVVRGAHVMLPEVRYEEFRKGSQFWSLTRKHAMLIVSDTRVWSKFKLPCLFYLMEICYPEESYFPTLINMLDTKGCVHATLTYVDWTGSNDGHPRMFEKDEIGPQLISALRTARPKYGEDDDVKRHDPFLFARKFSSDSLQALMAIADHVIFKD